A stretch of Bradyrhizobium diazoefficiens DNA encodes these proteins:
- a CDS encoding PLP-dependent aminotransferase family protein: MQSLTARNTDLRIARTLQAIVLDRSIRGSLVAQIVAAIESLVSGGALTAGERMPSVRNIARHLEVSTFTIVEAYERLIAAGCLISRRGSGYFVARRDSTLGARRPANDPGISSESVSLSALSPDLYMANSGKVPAGVGWLPTQWYGDGWLRDAARQAMRVHPDLLQGYGHSLGFFELRALLARKWQQSIPGVEPDNILLTRGATHAFDLLLQALTQPGDSVLVEDPGYPPLLALIEHHGCVPIPVPRNSSGLNIDGLEKSAGEMAPKLAFITTVLHNPLGTTLDAAQAHRLLKLAEQFDFWLVEDDIFRELSVSGAPSLAAMDGLRRVIRVDSTSKTLSPFVRVGSICAPDKLIVELTRVKMVTGLTSSELDERVAYCAMASGEYRRAVSRLQTRLESSLTRGLERLEAMGLMPLAQPQGGMFIAASLVSANGAPTSGNWIAQCAAAQGLLLAPASLFSRNVDAPWFRFNVAHLDNPLLHRFFVRWQDGFFGKSEK, translated from the coding sequence ATGCAGTCTCTAACCGCGAGGAATACCGATCTGCGGATCGCACGGACGCTGCAGGCGATCGTCCTGGATCGATCGATTCGAGGCAGTCTGGTGGCGCAAATCGTTGCTGCTATTGAATCGCTCGTGAGCGGCGGAGCCTTGACGGCGGGCGAACGAATGCCGTCCGTGCGAAATATCGCCAGGCATCTCGAGGTAAGCACTTTCACAATTGTGGAAGCATATGAGCGGTTGATCGCGGCTGGTTGTCTGATTTCCCGGCGTGGCTCCGGATATTTCGTAGCGAGGCGAGACTCGACCCTGGGCGCCAGGCGGCCCGCAAATGATCCCGGGATATCCTCTGAATCCGTGTCGTTGTCAGCGTTGTCCCCTGACCTTTACATGGCAAACAGCGGCAAGGTGCCGGCTGGTGTTGGTTGGTTGCCCACCCAATGGTACGGAGATGGTTGGCTTCGGGACGCTGCCCGCCAAGCGATGCGCGTCCATCCAGATCTTTTACAGGGCTACGGACACTCTCTCGGGTTCTTCGAACTACGTGCGCTACTTGCCAGAAAATGGCAGCAATCGATTCCAGGCGTCGAACCGGACAACATCCTGCTGACCCGTGGCGCAACTCACGCATTTGATCTTCTGCTGCAAGCTCTCACGCAGCCTGGCGACAGTGTGCTGGTCGAGGATCCGGGGTATCCGCCACTCTTGGCGTTGATCGAACATCATGGTTGCGTACCCATTCCGGTCCCTCGTAACTCCTCCGGACTTAATATCGACGGGTTGGAGAAGTCGGCCGGGGAAATGGCGCCCAAATTGGCTTTCATTACGACCGTCCTGCACAATCCGTTGGGCACCACGTTAGACGCCGCCCAAGCACACCGCTTGTTGAAGTTGGCCGAACAGTTCGACTTCTGGCTCGTGGAGGACGATATCTTCCGGGAGCTTTCGGTGTCGGGGGCTCCGTCCTTAGCGGCGATGGATGGCCTCCGTCGCGTGATACGCGTCGACAGCACGTCCAAGACGCTCTCACCCTTTGTGCGGGTTGGCTCGATCTGCGCGCCTGACAAATTGATTGTCGAGTTGACCAGGGTGAAGATGGTGACCGGTTTGACGTCGTCGGAGCTGGACGAACGAGTCGCCTACTGTGCCATGGCTTCGGGAGAATATAGAAGAGCGGTTTCGCGTCTCCAGACCAGGTTGGAGAGTTCGCTCACGAGAGGATTGGAGCGTCTCGAGGCCATGGGATTGATGCCCCTGGCCCAGCCGCAGGGCGGCATGTTCATCGCAGCAAGCCTCGTTAGTGCAAACGGTGCTCCCACGAGCGGCAACTGGATTGCTCAATGCGCAGCGGCGCAGGGCCTCCTGTTGGCCCCGGCCTCTCTGTTTTCCCGGAACGTCGACGCGCCATGGTTCCGTTTCAATGTTGCGCACCTCGATAATCCGTTGCTTCATCGCTTTTTTGTCCGGTGGCAGGACGGGTTCTTTGGAAAGTCGGAAAAATGA
- a CDS encoding TetR/AcrR family transcriptional regulator, whose translation MNKNSKTKSNGKHSSSKKQSLFTGAISRRAKLRDDLERKILLEAEKIFAEKGFAGSSVAEIASAADISKQNLMYYFPTKLALYKRVLADVLEDWLRCMQTFAHSSRPIDLALIDYINAKFEFSRRRPFGSRVFALEVIGGAKNYGKELKAKVVPALRDDIAALNRSIKPNGPSSLSAEHLFFIIWAATQSYADFSAQMELILDRRPLSDADFDQARATLSQLILNTIRPFLDSPSSRPINNMRPHRRELAKQPPQQQRP comes from the coding sequence ATGAACAAGAACTCAAAAACCAAGTCGAACGGAAAGCACTCTTCATCCAAGAAGCAGAGCTTGTTCACAGGGGCGATTAGCCGGCGTGCGAAACTGCGAGACGATTTGGAGCGCAAAATCCTGCTTGAGGCCGAAAAAATCTTCGCCGAGAAGGGATTTGCTGGCAGCTCGGTTGCAGAAATTGCATCCGCCGCCGATATCTCAAAACAGAATTTGATGTATTACTTTCCGACGAAGCTCGCACTCTACAAGCGCGTTTTGGCGGATGTCTTGGAAGATTGGTTGCGTTGCATGCAGACTTTTGCGCACTCATCGCGGCCTATCGATTTGGCGCTCATTGACTACATCAATGCGAAATTCGAGTTCTCCCGCCGCCGTCCCTTCGGATCGCGCGTGTTCGCGCTCGAGGTCATTGGCGGGGCCAAGAATTACGGTAAGGAACTGAAGGCAAAAGTGGTTCCAGCCTTGCGAGATGATATTGCAGCTCTGAACCGGTCAATTAAACCGAACGGACCGTCCTCGTTAAGCGCCGAACATCTGTTCTTTATAATTTGGGCTGCAACGCAATCCTATGCCGACTTCTCAGCCCAGATGGAGCTCATCCTCGATCGGCGACCGCTATCAGACGCCGACTTCGACCAAGCTCGGGCGACCCTATCGCAACTGATTCTAAATACGATAAGACCATTTCTGGATTCACCCTCGTCTCGCCCGATAAACAATATGCGGCCGCACCGACGCGAACTGGCAAAACAGCCACCCCAACAACAGCGTCCATGA
- a CDS encoding NAD(P)(+) transhydrogenase (Re/Si-specific) subunit beta — MSANFSAFLYLVAGVLFILSLRGLSSPASSRQGNLFGMIGMAIAVATTLANHPPADGLAWVLVILGIAIGGSIGAVVARRVPMTSMPELVAAFHSLVGMAAVLVAAGAFYAPEAFDIGTPGNIHPQSLVEMSLGVAIGALTFTGSVIAFLKLSARMSGAPIILPFRHVINIALAIALVVFIVGLVMSGSALDFWLIVIIALALGVLMIVPIGGADMPVVISMLNSYSGWAAAGIGFTLGNSALIITGALVGSSGAILSYIMCHAMNRSFISVILGGFGGETAAAGGATGEQKPAKLGSADDAAFIMKNAQKVIIVPGYGMAVAQAQHALRELGDILKKEGVEVKYAIHPVAGRMPGHMNVLLAEANVPYDEVFELEDINSEFAQADIAFVIGANDVTNPAAEEDKTSPIYGMPVLQVWKAGTVMFIKRSLASGYAGIDNPLFYRDNTMMLLGDAKKVTENIVKAM, encoded by the coding sequence ATGAGCGCTAATTTCTCTGCATTTTTGTATCTCGTGGCGGGGGTGCTCTTCATCCTGTCGCTGCGAGGATTGTCGAGCCCGGCCTCGTCGCGCCAGGGCAATCTGTTCGGCATGATCGGCATGGCGATCGCGGTTGCCACGACGCTCGCCAATCATCCGCCGGCGGATGGTCTCGCCTGGGTGCTCGTCATTCTCGGCATCGCTATCGGTGGCTCGATCGGTGCCGTCGTCGCGCGCCGCGTGCCGATGACGTCGATGCCGGAATTGGTTGCCGCCTTCCACTCGCTGGTCGGCATGGCTGCGGTGTTGGTCGCGGCCGGAGCGTTCTACGCGCCCGAGGCCTTCGACATCGGCACGCCCGGCAACATCCATCCGCAGAGCCTGGTCGAGATGTCGCTCGGCGTCGCCATCGGCGCGCTGACCTTCACCGGCTCGGTGATCGCGTTCCTGAAGCTGTCCGCGCGGATGAGCGGCGCGCCGATCATCCTGCCGTTCCGCCACGTCATCAACATCGCGCTCGCGATCGCGCTCGTCGTCTTCATCGTCGGTCTGGTGATGTCGGGCAGCGCGCTCGACTTCTGGCTGATCGTCATCATCGCGCTGGCGCTGGGCGTGCTGATGATCGTCCCGATCGGCGGCGCCGACATGCCGGTCGTGATCTCGATGCTGAACTCCTATTCGGGATGGGCCGCGGCCGGCATCGGCTTCACGCTCGGCAATTCGGCGCTGATCATCACCGGCGCGCTGGTCGGCTCGTCCGGCGCGATCCTGTCCTACATCATGTGCCACGCGATGAACCGGTCGTTCATCTCGGTCATCCTCGGCGGCTTCGGCGGCGAGACCGCCGCAGCAGGTGGTGCAACCGGCGAGCAAAAGCCCGCCAAGCTCGGCTCGGCCGACGACGCCGCCTTCATCATGAAGAATGCACAGAAAGTCATCATCGTGCCCGGCTATGGCATGGCGGTGGCGCAGGCCCAGCACGCACTGCGTGAACTGGGCGATATTCTGAAGAAGGAAGGCGTCGAGGTGAAGTACGCCATTCACCCGGTCGCGGGCCGCATGCCCGGCCACATGAACGTGCTGCTGGCCGAAGCCAACGTTCCCTACGATGAGGTGTTCGAGCTCGAGGACATCAACTCCGAATTCGCGCAGGCCGACATCGCCTTCGTGATCGGTGCCAACGACGTCACCAACCCGGCGGCCGAAGAGGACAAGACCTCGCCGATCTACGGCATGCCCGTGCTCCAGGTCTGGAAGGCCGGCACCGTGATGTTCATCAAGCGGTCACTGGCGTCGGGTTATGCCGGTATCGACAATCCGCTGTTCTACCGCGACAATACCATGATGCTGCTCGGCGACGCCAAGAAAGTGACCGAGAACATCGTCAAGGCGATGTGA
- a CDS encoding proton-translocating transhydrogenase family protein: protein MEHAAQVVDPFIFRLSIFVLAVFVGYFVVWSVTPALHTPLMSVTNAISSVIVVGALLAGGVANVSSGSGWARAFGFVALIFACINIFGGFLVTQRMLAMYKKKSK, encoded by the coding sequence ATGGAGCATGCTGCACAGGTCGTCGACCCCTTCATCTTCCGGCTGTCGATCTTCGTCCTCGCCGTCTTCGTCGGCTATTTCGTGGTGTGGTCGGTGACGCCGGCGCTGCACACGCCGCTGATGAGCGTGACCAACGCGATCTCCTCGGTGATCGTGGTCGGCGCGCTCCTTGCCGGCGGCGTCGCCAACGTATCGAGCGGTTCGGGATGGGCGCGCGCCTTCGGCTTCGTCGCGCTGATCTTTGCCTGCATCAACATCTTCGGCGGCTTCCTGGTCACCCAGCGCATGCTGGCGATGTACAAGAAGAAGTCGAAGTAA